In Saprospiraceae bacterium, a genomic segment contains:
- a CDS encoding NAD(P)-dependent glycerol-3-phosphate dehydrogenase → MPKEKKIVGVVGAGSFGTTVASLLAHNVDVLIFSRQQEVVDRINTVHENLGYRLDPRIHATKSLEEICERASLIFPVVPSENFRETCVSMSPYLSPAHVLIHATKGLDLAGIKVNDIARVNISRKNIHTMSEVIRQETSVLRVGCLAGPNLYREIMANQPAASVIASEYDEVIKAGSDVLSSRFFFVFGSYDLLGAEMAGALKNIIALGSGMLSGKGLGKNLEAMLITRGLREMIELGRCIGSSSKSFLGTAGIGDLIATATSPNSRNFNFGYRLGKGERLKDIISSLDEVVEGVRTVRIANQLAKHYHLRVPIIDMIFSVVFEDFPIEKAIQFLMRYPYLPDVDFL, encoded by the coding sequence GTGCCAAAGGAAAAGAAAATAGTAGGAGTTGTAGGCGCAGGCAGTTTCGGTACCACCGTAGCCAGTCTGCTGGCACATAATGTTGATGTGTTGATCTTTTCAAGGCAGCAAGAAGTTGTAGACCGCATCAATACCGTACACGAGAATCTGGGGTATAGACTTGATCCTCGCATACATGCGACCAAATCTTTGGAAGAGATTTGCGAACGCGCTTCTTTGATATTCCCTGTTGTTCCTTCTGAGAATTTTCGGGAAACTTGCGTTTCAATGTCCCCGTACCTGAGTCCGGCACATGTTTTGATCCATGCGACAAAAGGCCTTGATCTGGCAGGTATTAAGGTTAATGATATTGCCCGGGTCAACATTTCCCGTAAGAATATTCATACCATGAGCGAGGTGATCCGCCAGGAGACTTCGGTTTTGAGAGTAGGTTGCTTGGCAGGCCCCAATCTTTACCGAGAGATCATGGCTAATCAACCGGCAGCTTCTGTCATTGCCAGCGAATACGACGAAGTCATCAAAGCCGGATCTGATGTCTTGTCCAGTCGGTTTTTCTTTGTTTTTGGCTCTTATGATCTGCTTGGAGCTGAAATGGCAGGTGCTTTAAAGAATATTATTGCTTTGGGTTCAGGAATGTTATCCGGCAAAGGATTGGGCAAAAACCTCGAAGCCATGTTGATCACCCGAGGATTGAGGGAAATGATCGAGCTGGGTCGCTGCATTGGTTCCTCATCCAAGTCTTTTCTGGGTACAGCTGGGATAGGCGACCTCATAGCTACAGCTACCAGCCCCAATAGCCGCAATTTTAACTTCGGTTACCGTTTGGGCAAAGGTGAACGCCTAAAAGACATCATCAGCAGTCTCGATGAAGTTGTAGAAGGTGTTAGAACCGTCCGAATTGCCAATCAATTAGCCAAACACTACCACCTGCGAGTACCCATCATAGATATGATCTTTAGCGTCGTTTTTGAAGACTTTCCCATTGAAAAGGCGATCCAGTTTCTCATGCGTTATCCCTATTTGCCGGACGTAGACTTCCTGTAG
- a CDS encoding S9 family peptidase, whose translation MNIIRYFLFFTLLIMLWACKNMNTQPDKAAFDTKINTYPDTRMDTVIDNYFGNSVPDPFRWLEDDRSAETGEWVKRQNELSFSYLDKIPFRKALRQRLEVLFNYERWSTPIKKSGHYYFFKNNGLQNQDVLYGTDSLGKEPKLIIDPNAFSKDGTSSLSSYSFSKDGRYMAFQVSEGGSDWNNILVLDLESNEHLKDTIRWVKFSNAEWRGDGFYYSRYPSPEGGNLYSAKNEFHSVYFHKLGTPQSEDKLIYVDKKYPQRNASVSLTDDERFLILSTVESTSGNAFAVMDLKASKPEFKSIVQTFESDYNIIGNIGDEIFVHTNAGSPNWRICSFNVNQADVKTWKDIITEGQDRIEAVKLIGGKLIVTFIHDAYHLVKIFSTTGDVLHELKLPELGTVGSFSGDQNDNETFYSFTSFVRPNTVYRLDLENFKSELFFAPKINGYDPDLYTTEQVWYKSKDSTPVPMFLTYKKGLLDEKTSQNHNPTILYGYGGFDISVLPNFAVSRLILLENKGIFAVANIRGGGEFGQKWHESGTKEQKQNVFDDFIAAADHLVNNNYTQKDYLAIEGRSNGGLLVGACMTQRPDLCKVAFPGVGVLDMLRYHKFTIGWAWATDYGTSETKAGFDYLIKYSPLHNLKPASYPATMVITADHDDRVVPAHSFKFGAALQKAQTGANPCLIRIDVSAGHGAGKPTGKRLDESADMLSFMFFNMQVDPILK comes from the coding sequence ATGAATATAATTCGATACTTTTTATTTTTTACACTACTCATTATGCTTTGGGCATGTAAGAATATGAACACCCAACCAGATAAAGCGGCATTTGATACTAAAATCAACACTTATCCAGATACCCGGATGGATACTGTAATTGATAATTATTTCGGCAATAGCGTTCCCGATCCCTTTAGATGGCTCGAAGATGACCGTTCAGCAGAAACCGGAGAATGGGTCAAGCGCCAAAATGAATTAAGCTTTTCCTATCTCGATAAAATACCTTTCCGTAAGGCTTTGCGCCAACGACTTGAAGTATTGTTTAATTACGAGCGTTGGAGCACTCCGATCAAAAAGTCAGGGCACTATTATTTTTTTAAAAATAACGGCCTTCAAAATCAGGATGTGCTCTATGGTACAGATAGTTTGGGTAAAGAACCAAAGCTGATCATCGATCCCAACGCATTTTCAAAAGATGGTACCAGTTCGCTGAGTTCCTATTCTTTTTCAAAGGATGGAAGATACATGGCCTTTCAGGTGTCTGAAGGGGGTTCTGATTGGAACAATATCCTCGTATTAGATCTCGAAAGCAATGAACATTTGAAAGACACCATACGCTGGGTCAAATTCAGCAATGCAGAGTGGCGGGGAGATGGATTTTATTACAGCCGCTATCCTTCTCCAGAAGGAGGAAATTTGTATTCAGCCAAAAATGAATTTCATTCCGTGTATTTTCACAAATTGGGTACGCCCCAATCTGAAGACAAATTGATTTATGTCGATAAAAAATATCCCCAACGCAATGCCAGTGTTAGTTTGACTGATGATGAGCGTTTTTTAATTTTATCTACGGTCGAATCCACCAGTGGCAATGCCTTTGCCGTCATGGATCTCAAAGCTTCTAAACCGGAATTCAAATCGATTGTTCAGACCTTTGAAAGTGACTACAACATTATCGGCAATATTGGTGATGAAATTTTTGTACACACCAATGCGGGCAGTCCAAATTGGAGGATATGCAGTTTCAATGTGAATCAGGCAGATGTCAAAACCTGGAAGGATATCATAACGGAAGGGCAGGATCGCATCGAAGCTGTAAAATTAATTGGCGGCAAACTGATCGTCACATTTATTCACGATGCATATCATCTGGTTAAAATATTTTCGACTACAGGAGATGTTTTACATGAATTAAAACTTCCTGAATTGGGTACTGTAGGTAGTTTTAGCGGAGATCAAAATGACAACGAAACATTTTATTCCTTCACTTCATTTGTAAGGCCAAACACAGTGTATCGTTTAGATTTGGAAAATTTTAAATCCGAATTATTTTTTGCGCCCAAAATAAATGGATACGATCCGGATTTATACACGACAGAACAAGTTTGGTATAAAAGTAAAGACAGTACTCCGGTGCCAATGTTCCTTACCTATAAAAAAGGATTGTTAGATGAAAAAACGAGCCAAAATCACAATCCAACTATTTTATATGGATATGGAGGCTTCGATATTTCCGTTTTGCCCAATTTTGCTGTTTCACGTTTGATACTTCTGGAGAACAAAGGCATTTTTGCAGTTGCCAACATTCGGGGTGGTGGTGAGTTCGGTCAAAAATGGCATGAGTCCGGCACAAAAGAACAGAAACAAAACGTCTTTGATGATTTTATAGCTGCTGCAGATCACCTTGTAAATAACAACTATACTCAAAAGGATTATTTGGCCATTGAAGGAAGGTCTAATGGCGGATTGCTCGTAGGTGCCTGTATGACCCAGCGGCCGGATCTTTGCAAAGTTGCATTCCCGGGTGTCGGTGTTCTCGATATGCTGCGTTATCATAAATTTACAATCGGCTGGGCATGGGCTACTGATTATGGTACTTCCGAAACGAAAGCGGGTTTTGATTATCTCATCAAATATTCCCCATTACACAATTTAAAACCAGCTTCTTATCCTGCTACAATGGTGATTACGGCCGATCACGACGACCGGGTCGTTCCCGCTCATTCATTTAAGTTCGGAGCTGCTTTGCAAAAGGCCCAGACCGGGGCAAATCCTTGTTTGATCCGCATTGACGTGAGTGCTGGGCATGGAGCTGGCAAACCAACGGGTAAAAGACTGGATGAAAGCGCCGACATGTTAAGTTTTATGTTTTTTAACATGCAAGTTGATCCCATTTTAAAATAA
- a CDS encoding dipeptidase — protein MNATQYLDSNKQRFLDELLELLRIPSVSADSTHNADTFRCAEAVKQALLDAGCTLAEICKTKGHPVVYGELILDPKLPTVLTYGHYDVQPPDPLDLWTSGPFDPVVKDGKIYARGACDDKGQVFMHIKALECMVKTNSLPCNLKFMIEGEEEVGSANLGKFLKANKEKLKADIVLVSDTSMISMDTPSLETGLRGLAYMEVEVTGPNRDLHSGVYGGAVPNPITILAKMIASLHDKNNKIKVRGFYRDVIDLTESERKDLNKAPFNEEEYKKDLDIDDVWGETGYTTLERTGVRPTLELNGIWGGYTGEGAKTVLPSKAYAKISMRIVPNQNSKKIAKQFTKHFERIAPPGVKVKVTELHGGEPVVTPTDSKAYKAAAKAIETTFGKKPIPTRGGGSIPIVALFEKVLGLKTVLMGFGLDSDNIHSPNEHYGLTNYYKGIETIPYFLKYYTEMKNK, from the coding sequence ATGAATGCAACACAATACCTCGATTCCAATAAACAAAGGTTTCTCGATGAATTACTCGAATTGTTGAGAATCCCTTCTGTAAGCGCTGATTCTACACATAATGCAGACACATTCCGCTGCGCTGAAGCGGTAAAGCAAGCTTTGCTGGACGCCGGTTGCACGCTTGCAGAAATTTGCAAGACCAAAGGACATCCCGTCGTTTATGGGGAGCTCATATTGGATCCCAAACTGCCAACGGTTTTGACTTATGGTCACTATGATGTGCAACCACCCGATCCACTGGATCTATGGACCAGCGGACCCTTTGATCCGGTCGTTAAAGACGGAAAAATTTATGCCAGAGGAGCTTGTGACGATAAGGGTCAGGTGTTTATGCACATCAAAGCCTTGGAATGTATGGTTAAAACAAATTCTTTGCCCTGTAATTTAAAATTCATGATCGAAGGGGAAGAAGAAGTTGGTTCTGCCAATCTTGGAAAATTCTTAAAGGCCAATAAAGAAAAATTAAAAGCAGATATCGTTTTGGTGAGCGATACTTCCATGATTTCTATGGATACCCCATCTCTCGAAACAGGACTTAGAGGACTTGCTTATATGGAAGTTGAAGTGACGGGTCCCAACAGAGACCTGCATTCAGGAGTATATGGTGGCGCAGTTCCAAACCCTATTACCATTCTGGCAAAAATGATTGCATCGCTGCACGATAAAAATAACAAGATTAAAGTCAGAGGTTTTTACAGAGATGTTATTGATCTTACGGAGTCAGAAAGAAAAGATTTGAACAAAGCACCTTTTAACGAAGAAGAATACAAAAAAGATCTCGACATCGATGATGTATGGGGAGAAACGGGCTATACCACCCTCGAACGAACAGGTGTTAGGCCTACACTCGAATTAAATGGTATTTGGGGAGGATATACTGGCGAAGGAGCAAAAACCGTATTGCCTTCAAAAGCTTATGCAAAGATCAGTATGCGTATTGTGCCAAACCAGAATTCTAAAAAAATAGCCAAACAATTTACCAAACATTTCGAACGCATTGCACCTCCGGGAGTAAAAGTTAAAGTTACGGAATTACATGGTGGTGAACCTGTAGTGACACCGACAGACAGTAAGGCCTATAAGGCGGCAGCAAAAGCAATTGAGACGACTTTTGGAAAAAAACCAATACCGACTCGTGGTGGCGGTAGTATACCTATCGTTGCTCTTTTTGAAAAAGTATTGGGTTTAAAAACGGTATTGATGGGCTTTGGTTTGGATTCCGATAATATACATTCGCCTAACGAGCATTATGGGCTGACAAATTATTATAAGGGAATTGAAACCATTCCATATTTCCTGAAGTATTATACTGAAATGAAAAATAAATAA
- a CDS encoding T9SS type A sorting domain-containing protein, whose amino-acid sequence MNKVALILSSCPYLFLLNSIQAQQFRNGDFENVNAQSCVFNLSDKDFNKRMAYVYAFGKNNTGRMDPGQIDIHTFDCFVDPQSNKFCIGLAGESYTGLTSDAVALELDKELEPGEMYALRFYLFGNTTNHDTIAEVYIGESLSDTLFGIFIDTAFPQRMTWVEVHKIFKATQNSKYITIKNKVGHRSWNQIDNFRLTHITKIDDKATQNSDIYLFPNPAHGLVQIKNLIEPLPVKIEIYDSNGRLKVVYQTMDFDISGLEKGIYIVKIYSEHKLYLKRLIVN is encoded by the coding sequence ATGAACAAGGTGGCTCTTATTCTGTCTTCATGTCCTTATCTATTTTTGCTAAATTCTATACAAGCCCAACAATTTCGAAACGGGGATTTTGAAAATGTAAATGCTCAATCATGCGTATTTAATTTGTCGGATAAAGATTTCAATAAACGTATGGCTTATGTGTATGCATTTGGAAAAAACAATACAGGCAGGATGGATCCCGGTCAAATTGATATCCATACGTTTGATTGCTTCGTGGATCCTCAAAGCAATAAGTTTTGTATAGGATTGGCTGGTGAGAGTTATACCGGCCTCACATCGGATGCTGTGGCCCTTGAATTGGACAAAGAGCTGGAGCCGGGTGAAATGTATGCCCTCCGTTTTTATTTATTCGGTAACACTACGAATCACGATACAATTGCCGAAGTTTATATTGGGGAATCTTTATCAGACACATTATTTGGCATATTTATAGATACCGCATTTCCTCAGCGTATGACATGGGTAGAAGTGCATAAAATATTCAAGGCAACGCAGAATTCGAAGTATATAACGATCAAAAACAAAGTAGGCCACCGAAGCTGGAATCAAATTGACAATTTTAGGCTGACCCATATTACAAAAATTGATGATAAAGCAACTCAGAATTCAGATATATATTTGTTTCCCAATCCTGCTCATGGATTGGTTCAGATTAAAAATTTAATTGAACCCCTTCCGGTGAAAATTGAAATATATGATTCAAACGGAAGATTGAAAGTTGTTTATCAAACAATGGATTTCGATATATCTGGTTTGGAAAAGGGAATTTATATTGTTAAAATCTATTCAGAACATAAACTTTATCTAAAGAGATTGATTGTGAATTGA
- the trmD gene encoding tRNA (guanosine(37)-N1)-methyltransferase TrmD — protein MHFTIVSVVPELMKSPLGHSIIQRAQERGLLTIECIDLRSFGIGSYKQLDDYSYGGAAGMVLMLEPLVNCVESLKKSRVYDEVIYLTPDGETFNQALANQLSLKENLLIICGHYKGVDQRFRDHWVTMEISVGDYVLSGGELAACVLVDAIGRIIPGVLNDETSALTDSFQDNLLAPPVYTRPANFRGYDVPDILLSGHQAKIDDWNFEQSLQRTQLKRPDLLKDSQD, from the coding sequence ATGCATTTTACCATTGTGAGCGTTGTCCCGGAACTCATGAAAAGTCCCTTAGGGCACTCTATCATACAGCGCGCTCAGGAAAGGGGTTTGTTGACGATTGAATGCATAGACTTACGATCGTTCGGTATAGGTTCTTATAAACAGTTAGATGACTATTCGTATGGCGGAGCTGCTGGAATGGTCCTGATGTTGGAGCCTCTGGTCAACTGTGTTGAGTCGCTCAAAAAATCGCGAGTTTATGACGAAGTAATTTATCTAACGCCTGATGGAGAAACCTTCAATCAAGCTTTAGCCAATCAGCTCAGTCTAAAAGAAAATTTACTCATCATCTGTGGGCATTATAAAGGTGTGGATCAGCGATTCAGAGATCATTGGGTGACCATGGAGATTTCCGTTGGTGATTATGTATTATCAGGTGGTGAACTCGCTGCTTGTGTTTTGGTTGATGCCATCGGAAGAATTATTCCCGGCGTATTGAATGATGAAACATCAGCACTTACAGATTCCTTTCAGGATAATCTTTTAGCACCCCCTGTATACACGCGACCAGCAAATTTCAGAGGATATGACGTTCCGGACATTTTACTCAGCGGTCATCAAGCCAAAATAGATGATTGGAATTTTGAACAGTCATTGCAGCGCACCCAACTTAAAAGACCTGACCTTTTGAAGGATTCCCAAGATTAA
- a CDS encoding FKBP-type peptidyl-prolyl cis-trans isomerase, which yields MDTLSYSIGVLFGSSLKQQGLDKINAADLAEAFDAVMSGKTTKLTKDQATQIYSKAMGELTAKAGNAAKEEGEMFLKNNSKREGVISLPSGLQYEILKMGDGAKPTATSKVKTHYHGTLINGKVFDSSVDRGEPISFPLNGVIKGWTEALQLMPVGSKWKLYLPYHLAYGERGAGADIKPYAALIFEVELLGIEE from the coding sequence ATGGATACATTGAGTTACAGCATTGGCGTATTGTTTGGCAGCAGTCTGAAACAACAAGGTTTGGATAAAATTAATGCAGCAGACCTTGCAGAAGCATTTGACGCTGTTATGAGTGGGAAAACCACCAAATTGACTAAAGACCAGGCAACCCAAATTTATTCGAAAGCGATGGGTGAATTAACAGCCAAAGCAGGGAATGCAGCTAAAGAAGAAGGGGAGATGTTTCTGAAAAATAATTCTAAAAGAGAAGGTGTCATAAGTTTACCAAGTGGACTTCAATATGAAATTCTTAAAATGGGAGATGGAGCAAAACCGACAGCCACTTCCAAAGTGAAAACACATTACCACGGAACTTTGATCAACGGTAAGGTATTCGATAGCAGTGTTGATAGAGGAGAACCGATTTCATTTCCATTAAATGGAGTGATTAAAGGTTGGACCGAAGCTTTACAGTTAATGCCAGTAGGTTCCAAGTGGAAATTGTATTTACCTTATCACCTGGCTTATGGGGAGAGAGGTGCAGGAGCAGATATTAAACCATACGCTGCTTTGATCTTCGAAGTAGAACTTCTGGGAATAGAAGAATAA
- a CDS encoding TIGR02206 family membrane protein, which translates to MDADWDQFIGQVSGFERFTLEHWLPLIIWMVCTYYWIQWAKNKDLIRKHRSAFWFSMSLAFAVILWMILRFVLEKFDIKEDLPFHLCNILAIIFPIALYFQMKWFFGILYFWVLVGTLQAVITPDLKEPFPHFVYFRYWWVHCGLISLILYGLIILKWRVEAKDIGNAIIGTNVYLFFSLLINWITGGNYFFTMRKPDSATLLDYLGPWPWYLITGQLVMLIFFIVYFIPVWYYQKKLKA; encoded by the coding sequence GTGGATGCAGACTGGGATCAGTTTATAGGGCAAGTTAGCGGCTTTGAGCGGTTTACCTTGGAGCATTGGCTACCGCTAATTATTTGGATGGTATGCACTTATTACTGGATTCAGTGGGCGAAGAATAAAGATCTTATCCGCAAACATCGCTCGGCATTTTGGTTTTCAATGAGCCTTGCCTTTGCAGTGATCTTATGGATGATCCTTCGATTCGTATTAGAAAAATTTGACATTAAGGAAGACCTTCCTTTTCATTTATGTAACATTCTTGCTATTATTTTTCCTATTGCATTGTATTTCCAGATGAAATGGTTTTTTGGCATTCTTTATTTTTGGGTGTTAGTAGGAACATTGCAGGCCGTCATTACTCCAGATTTGAAAGAACCCTTTCCACATTTTGTTTACTTCAGATATTGGTGGGTTCATTGTGGTCTCATTAGCTTGATTTTATATGGATTAATTATTCTCAAATGGCGGGTAGAGGCTAAGGATATTGGAAACGCCATCATTGGGACCAATGTGTATTTATTTTTCTCATTACTCATCAACTGGATCACTGGTGGTAATTATTTTTTTACCATGCGCAAACCAGATTCCGCAACATTATTGGATTATTTAGGACCCTGGCCCTGGTATTTGATCACCGGTCAATTGGTGATGCTTATTTTTTTTATTGTGTATTTTATTCCTGTGTGGTATTACCAGAAGAAGCTCAAAGCTTAG
- a CDS encoding tRNA-(ms[2]io[6]A)-hydroxylase, with protein MSENKELSKLGLHLPTDPRWVDLASMSLEDILTDHAYCEQKAASACISLIQLYPDKLELVEQVAPVVTEEWGHFRLVIQELRKRNLKLGFQRKDEYVHALLSFQIKGGSRETRLIELLLSCALIEARSCERFRLLSLHLKDEGLQDFYHHFMVSEAGHYKMFLQLAELYAGKTKVRERWQEYLDKEAEIMRTLELRGDRMH; from the coding sequence ATGTCTGAAAACAAAGAACTGAGCAAACTTGGACTTCACTTGCCAACCGATCCTCGGTGGGTAGATCTTGCCTCAATGTCGTTGGAGGACATCTTGACTGACCATGCCTATTGCGAACAAAAAGCAGCAAGCGCATGTATTTCTTTAATTCAACTGTATCCTGACAAACTGGAATTGGTCGAACAAGTAGCACCTGTCGTTACTGAAGAATGGGGGCATTTTCGACTCGTAATCCAGGAACTGCGCAAGAGAAATTTAAAACTTGGGTTTCAGCGCAAAGATGAATATGTACATGCTTTATTGTCATTTCAAATTAAAGGTGGTTCGCGTGAAACCCGGCTTATCGAACTCCTTTTAAGTTGTGCATTAATTGAAGCCCGGAGTTGCGAACGATTCCGTTTATTATCGCTCCATCTCAAAGACGAAGGGCTTCAGGATTTTTATCACCATTTTATGGTCTCCGAAGCAGGCCATTACAAAATGTTTTTACAACTTGCGGAATTATATGCCGGCAAAACAAAAGTTCGCGAAAGATGGCAGGAGTATCTCGACAAGGAAGCGGAAATCATGCGGACATTGGAATTGCGTGGAGATAGGATGCATTGA
- a CDS encoding T9SS type A sorting domain-containing protein, with the protein MYDSKVKYVSFIVHLLSFTSLFGQRDPLADIFSNKQPIWAHAAIDSSAIGYKGRTGMDWYCCLAERKILIHEGALYLVYLNEIEDISGNFIEKLDLKTGKSLWSNAYDLRHSPKREYTNRYFINEENQLELLNFRYNYDTVWWLYPIWDNGKLSIRKYDLDTGKEIYKYHSPIEDSIFPAFKVHLYQHSYLHKDNNGDYFVYTMREKVSIPAFDMAKTRLDSIGKYKNLENVHTMVGAYKNVIPYTEIPILNNHSFDTIVRLLHTFKNNPYITGDSMEFKIFLLDEKLNELASFDVTNQMSNIREYYLNKVGDGIIGVIGREYTKNEYPLQHIFIFDFEGNLKEEIILPTRINKGYGICNGILKLKNEPGVLLSCDETEEKTKTGFAFYKSDGNGNIILHSEIITKDSFNTGGYMSMYEIEPNKILTGTRYRQAHLKVGEYEQTERFITALWDLDALTKTQQGNELKKSMILMPNPAVDWIKVKIEEEGLFKLNLYDLKGQLLLQKDLSIQNNIINIKELPEASYIVELRNELNVLIYAGKLIKIK; encoded by the coding sequence ATGTACGATTCCAAAGTTAAATATGTAAGTTTTATAGTCCATTTACTTTCATTCACCAGCCTTTTTGGTCAAAGAGATCCATTAGCTGATATTTTTTCAAATAAACAACCGATATGGGCCCATGCTGCCATTGACTCTTCTGCCATTGGGTACAAGGGAAGGACTGGAATGGATTGGTATTGTTGTCTCGCTGAGCGAAAAATACTGATTCATGAAGGTGCATTATATTTGGTTTACTTAAATGAAATTGAAGATATATCCGGAAATTTCATAGAAAAACTGGACTTAAAAACTGGAAAATCATTGTGGAGCAATGCCTATGATTTAAGACACTCTCCTAAACGGGAATACACCAACCGATATTTTATCAATGAAGAAAATCAACTGGAATTGTTGAATTTCCGGTACAATTATGACACAGTTTGGTGGTTATACCCCATCTGGGATAATGGCAAACTCAGCATACGCAAATATGATCTGGATACGGGAAAGGAAATATATAAATACCATTCTCCTATTGAAGATTCAATATTTCCTGCTTTTAAAGTCCATTTATATCAACACTCTTACTTGCATAAAGATAATAATGGTGATTACTTTGTTTATACGATGAGGGAGAAGGTTAGTATCCCTGCATTTGATATGGCAAAAACAAGATTGGATTCTATTGGCAAATACAAGAATTTGGAAAACGTACATACCATGGTTGGTGCGTATAAAAATGTAATACCTTACACTGAAATTCCGATTTTAAATAATCATAGTTTTGACACTATTGTAAGGTTGCTTCACACCTTTAAAAACAATCCATATATAACAGGGGATAGTATGGAGTTTAAAATATTTCTGCTCGACGAAAAATTAAATGAACTGGCTTCATTTGATGTCACTAACCAAATGTCAAACATTAGGGAGTATTATTTGAACAAAGTGGGTGATGGAATCATTGGCGTAATAGGAAGGGAATATACTAAAAATGAATATCCATTGCAACACATTTTTATTTTTGACTTTGAGGGTAATTTAAAGGAAGAAATTATATTGCCAACAAGAATTAATAAAGGTTATGGAATTTGTAATGGTATTTTGAAACTTAAAAATGAACCTGGTGTTTTGTTATCTTGCGATGAAACTGAAGAAAAGACCAAAACGGGATTTGCATTTTATAAATCCGATGGGAATGGAAATATTATACTGCATTCGGAAATCATAACGAAAGACAGTTTTAATACTGGAGGTTATATGAGTATGTATGAAATTGAACCCAATAAAATTTTAACAGGAACCAGATATCGACAAGCACATTTAAAAGTTGGTGAGTATGAGCAAACGGAACGTTTCATTACAGCTCTATGGGATCTTGATGCATTGACAAAAACACAACAAGGAAATGAATTAAAAAAGTCGATGATTCTAATGCCAAATCCAGCAGTTGATTGGATCAAAGTTAAAATTGAGGAAGAGGGCCTTTTCAAATTAAATCTTTATGATTTGAAAGGACAGTTGCTTTTGCAAAAGGACTTATCAATCCAAAACAATATTATAAATATTAAAGAGCTGCCCGAAGCAAGCTATATTGTGGAATTGAGGAATGAATTGAATGTGTTGATTTACGCTGGTAAACTAATCAAGATAAAATGA